A stretch of the Thalassotalea euphylliae genome encodes the following:
- a CDS encoding SbcC/MukB-like Walker B domain-containing protein has translation MRILSLRFENLNSLKGHWFIDFSKEPFAGNGLFAITGPTGAGKTTILDAICLALYHQTPRLTISDKNNQLMTRHTASCLAEVEFEVKGQGYRAFWSQRRAKNAADGKLQPAKAELATLSGEILAEKLQAVRQKIAQLTGLDFGRFTKSMMLSQGQFAAFLNASANDRAELLEELTGTDIYGDISKTVFQEAKASEQALALLKAKLDGVELLSDEQAKSLQAELQSLNTVEKEQTKRVAKLQKDIQIRQQRTTLQDKQKQLDASQAELAAQKKQHADELTALAAAKPAIAIQDRYHTKQQLVEQSLHSQQQLTASESNLAQTEQQLAEQTALRASAQDKLTERQKKLKQRVARLNEQILPTLQNQQHMVEQQSDKQSAIKEKKSSLAKVEVLITDKKAEFDVLTAEHNNIQAYLTEHLYVKQLPSYLGRWQSDFNRLQTIEVEKQNTEQTIQELSAQQAEAEKADQQLSQTLENLAKEKAAFQVSLQALSQQRAETLAGISLPVLAEQPALPLTEASLQGFIQQLQQHQQGLNQLKLIAQQFANSNQSLHDKQQTNAELNQTISQQESSLTAKREEFKAAKHTLDLLEKVVAQQQTIKQLSDHRAELQPGQACPLCGATEHPAIAEYQALTSSAEEQQLSGQKNLVEQLKQQGIELKEQLHHQQRTLSQEQSQITALQQECHQLTEQWLHIVQQLDANIPSAVNQAHNAVNSSPNGSASNSVNESASVCSVAQIDGELESVQQQLSQTMNCQSALVSLTEQENNLQKQLVDIDQSIAQLNQSEAVNRQQASHRVAEQQKLSEQLSAVGAEAGQLWQGISEQVSQLELPMPRASEFSQWLLQLEQQIQDYQTQLTAAEQVQLSIQALEKSLIGYQQQQLAEQQQVTVLIEEGKGIDSQLQALAQQLQHLLGESTLEQEQQHIATEESAIADEQQQIEKAYNEAANAHQHAQGQHTSLAKQAQSLSEQVNLATAKWQEVLLASEFSDETAFINANMPAEEFTRLTALADELNVKEQQQSALAQEYQSQLASLPVEADSNISLSEMTEKLVKDETELKALQTKLAQLDFELQQDKKRRDEQQSLMADIAQQQIALNDISHLNGLIGSADGAKFRRFAQSLTLEYLVHLANKQLMRLHGRYQLTRQTNESLALEVVDTWQADLTRDTKTLSGGESFLVSLALALALSDLVSAKTQIDSLFLDEGFGTLDNDTLEVALDALDNLNAAGKMIGVISHIDTLKERIATQIKVEKISGLGVSKLASQFVYSPNQ, from the coding sequence ATGCGTATTTTGTCACTGCGATTTGAGAACTTGAACTCGTTAAAAGGGCATTGGTTTATCGACTTTAGCAAAGAGCCCTTTGCTGGCAATGGGCTATTTGCGATCACTGGGCCAACAGGTGCAGGTAAAACCACTATTTTAGATGCGATTTGTTTAGCGCTTTACCATCAAACCCCAAGGTTAACTATTTCTGATAAAAATAATCAATTGATGACTCGCCACACCGCTTCTTGTTTGGCAGAAGTTGAATTTGAGGTGAAAGGGCAGGGCTATCGTGCATTTTGGAGCCAGCGTCGCGCTAAAAATGCCGCAGACGGCAAATTACAACCTGCTAAGGCTGAACTAGCCACACTATCGGGCGAAATCCTTGCTGAAAAGCTGCAAGCAGTGAGGCAGAAAATTGCCCAGTTAACTGGTTTAGACTTTGGCCGCTTCACCAAATCGATGATGTTGTCGCAGGGGCAGTTTGCAGCCTTTTTAAATGCTTCTGCTAATGACCGAGCTGAGCTACTTGAAGAGCTGACCGGCACTGATATTTATGGCGATATTTCTAAAACGGTTTTCCAAGAAGCAAAAGCAAGTGAACAAGCATTAGCACTACTAAAAGCTAAACTCGATGGCGTTGAGTTACTGAGTGATGAACAAGCGAAGAGCTTACAAGCTGAATTGCAATCGTTAAACACTGTTGAGAAAGAGCAAACAAAGCGTGTTGCTAAGCTACAAAAAGATATTCAAATTCGCCAGCAACGCACGACATTACAAGACAAGCAAAAACAATTAGATGCCAGCCAAGCCGAGCTTGCAGCGCAAAAAAAACAACACGCAGATGAACTAACAGCCTTGGCCGCTGCAAAGCCCGCGATTGCCATTCAAGACAGGTACCATACAAAACAGCAGTTGGTTGAGCAATCACTGCATAGCCAACAGCAACTCACGGCGAGTGAATCGAACCTTGCTCAAACTGAGCAGCAGCTTGCTGAGCAAACAGCATTGCGTGCAAGCGCTCAAGACAAGTTAACTGAGCGACAAAAAAAATTAAAACAGCGTGTCGCAAGGTTAAATGAGCAAATTTTGCCAACGTTGCAAAACCAGCAGCATATGGTTGAGCAACAAAGTGACAAGCAAAGTGCTATAAAAGAAAAAAAATCCAGCTTAGCTAAAGTTGAAGTTTTAATAACAGATAAAAAAGCCGAATTTGACGTATTAACGGCTGAGCACAACAACATTCAGGCTTACTTAACCGAGCACCTGTATGTTAAGCAACTACCGAGTTATCTTGGCCGTTGGCAAAGCGACTTCAATCGTTTGCAAACGATTGAAGTAGAAAAGCAAAATACCGAGCAAACCATACAAGAGCTCAGTGCTCAGCAAGCTGAGGCTGAAAAAGCAGATCAGCAACTTAGCCAAACACTGGAAAACTTGGCCAAAGAGAAAGCGGCATTTCAAGTATCGCTACAAGCGCTAAGCCAGCAAAGAGCAGAAACCTTAGCGGGTATTAGTTTACCCGTTTTAGCTGAGCAGCCAGCTTTACCCCTGACGGAGGCAAGTTTACAGGGATTTATTCAACAATTGCAGCAGCACCAGCAAGGGCTTAATCAACTTAAATTAATCGCGCAACAATTCGCCAATTCCAATCAGAGCCTGCACGACAAACAGCAAACAAATGCTGAACTTAATCAAACCATTAGCCAGCAAGAGTCTTCATTAACTGCTAAACGTGAAGAGTTCAAGGCGGCTAAGCACACCTTAGATTTGTTAGAAAAAGTAGTTGCTCAACAGCAAACGATTAAGCAGTTATCGGATCACCGTGCTGAGCTTCAACCAGGGCAAGCTTGCCCATTGTGCGGTGCTACTGAGCACCCGGCAATTGCAGAGTACCAAGCGTTAACCAGCTCGGCAGAGGAACAACAGCTATCAGGTCAAAAAAACCTAGTTGAACAACTAAAACAGCAAGGCATTGAACTTAAAGAGCAACTTCATCACCAGCAACGTACGTTAAGCCAAGAGCAAAGCCAAATAACGGCTTTACAGCAAGAATGTCATCAACTCACCGAGCAATGGCTGCATATTGTTCAACAGCTTGATGCCAATATTCCAAGTGCCGTTAACCAAGCGCATAATGCCGTAAATAGTTCGCCTAACGGCTCTGCTAGTAACTCAGTTAATGAGTCAGCCAGTGTATGTTCGGTTGCACAAATTGATGGTGAGCTTGAAAGTGTTCAACAACAACTGTCGCAAACCATGAATTGCCAATCAGCGTTAGTCTCTTTGACAGAGCAAGAGAATAACTTGCAGAAGCAGCTAGTCGATATTGACCAAAGTATTGCTCAGTTAAATCAAAGTGAGGCGGTTAACCGTCAGCAAGCCAGTCATCGAGTGGCTGAGCAGCAAAAGCTTAGCGAGCAGTTATCAGCGGTTGGCGCAGAGGCTGGCCAATTGTGGCAAGGCATCTCGGAACAAGTTTCACAGCTTGAATTGCCAATGCCGCGTGCAAGCGAGTTTAGCCAGTGGTTACTGCAACTAGAGCAGCAAATACAGGATTATCAAACGCAACTCACCGCTGCTGAGCAAGTTCAACTCAGTATTCAAGCGTTAGAAAAATCCTTAATTGGCTACCAGCAACAACAACTTGCTGAGCAGCAACAAGTCACAGTACTTATCGAAGAAGGCAAAGGGATTGATAGTCAGTTGCAAGCATTAGCACAACAACTGCAACACTTGCTTGGCGAATCAACCCTTGAACAAGAGCAACAGCATATTGCGACGGAAGAGTCAGCCATCGCGGATGAACAGCAGCAGATTGAAAAAGCCTACAACGAGGCGGCCAATGCTCATCAACACGCACAAGGGCAGCACACATCATTAGCGAAGCAAGCGCAAAGCTTGAGCGAGCAAGTTAATCTTGCTACTGCGAAATGGCAGGAAGTGCTATTGGCGAGCGAATTTAGTGATGAAACGGCTTTTATCAATGCCAATATGCCAGCAGAGGAATTTACCCGCTTAACGGCGTTGGCAGATGAACTAAACGTTAAAGAGCAGCAACAGAGTGCACTTGCACAGGAATATCAATCGCAATTGGCTAGCCTGCCTGTTGAAGCTGATAGCAATATTTCATTGTCAGAGATGACAGAAAAGCTAGTGAAAGATGAAACTGAACTCAAGGCATTGCAAACGAAGTTGGCGCAGCTTGATTTTGAACTACAGCAAGATAAAAAGCGCCGTGATGAGCAGCAAAGCTTAATGGCAGATATTGCGCAGCAGCAGATTGCACTTAACGATATAAGTCACCTAAACGGTCTGATTGGCTCGGCAGACGGCGCTAAATTTAGGCGCTTTGCTCAAAGCTTAACCCTTGAGTACTTGGTTCATTTGGCGAATAAGCAATTGATGCGTTTACATGGCCGATACCAGCTAACGCGACAAACAAATGAGTCGCTTGCACTCGAGGTGGTTGACACTTGGCAAGCAGACTTAACCCGCGATACGAAAACTCTTTCAGGTGGCGAGAGTTTCTTGGTGTCACTTGCACTGGCGCTGGCGTTGTCTGATTTAGTGAGCGCAAAAACGCAAATCGATTCGCTGTTTTTAGATGAAGGCTTCGGCACACTTGATAATGATACGCTGGAAGTGGCTTTAGACGCGCTCGATAATCTAAACGCGGCCGGCAAAATGATTGGTGTCATCAGTCATATTGATACGTTAAAAGAACGTATCGCCACACAAATCAAAGTGGAAAAAATAAGCGGTTTAGGGGTCAGTAAACTGGCATCTCAGTTTGTTTATTCGCCTAACCAATAA
- a CDS encoding DMT family transporter, whose protein sequence is METWIAFTLLAAFMQAIRTAGQKQLSAQLSSLATAGVRYIFALPFAWLYLWWALNHYQVALPALNPTFLQYAIIASFAQLIGTACLVIAFQYRNFAVATSLAKTEAIQVAVIGALLFAAPLSGYGWLSVILGVVGVILLSKVKFNLKDILTNPGAGYGLASGLGLAITTLLIRESNLALGSHPMVNAAVTLVFLISAQSLLAGLYLLMRDASQFRKMVINWRLALFVGITSLLGSIGWFTAVSYQTAAYVKALGQVEFFITLVLTYRLFKEKTTPAEILGMLLIVVSVVVLLLLA, encoded by the coding sequence ATGGAAACTTGGATAGCCTTTACTTTGTTAGCGGCTTTTATGCAGGCGATACGAACCGCTGGTCAAAAGCAACTGTCAGCTCAGTTATCATCACTTGCTACTGCCGGCGTTCGCTATATATTCGCTTTACCATTTGCATGGCTATATTTGTGGTGGGCGCTCAATCATTATCAAGTAGCCTTGCCAGCGCTTAATCCAACGTTTTTGCAGTATGCCATTATCGCCAGTTTTGCTCAGCTAATCGGCACAGCTTGCCTTGTTATTGCATTTCAGTATCGGAATTTTGCCGTCGCTACTAGCCTTGCTAAAACCGAGGCTATTCAAGTGGCAGTGATTGGCGCTTTGTTATTCGCTGCACCTTTGTCAGGCTATGGTTGGTTATCGGTAATTCTGGGTGTTGTTGGGGTCATTTTACTGTCGAAAGTAAAATTTAATCTTAAAGATATATTGACTAATCCGGGGGCTGGCTATGGCTTGGCCTCCGGCCTTGGGCTGGCGATTACCACATTACTGATCCGCGAATCGAACTTAGCGCTTGGCAGTCACCCTATGGTCAATGCTGCGGTAACGCTGGTGTTCTTAATTAGCGCTCAGTCATTGTTAGCTGGCTTGTATTTGTTAATGCGTGATGCCAGTCAGTTTAGAAAGATGGTGATTAATTGGCGCCTTGCCTTGTTTGTTGGCATTACTAGCTTACTTGGTTCAATTGGTTGGTTTACTGCCGTTAGTTATCAAACCGCGGCCTACGTAAAAGCACTAGGGCAGGTGGAATTTTTTATCACGCTGGTGCTGACTTATCGACTTTTTAAAGAAAAAACCACACCCGCAGAGATATTAGGCATGTTGTTGATTGTTGTTAGTGTTGTTGTACTTTTGCTTTTAGCATAG
- a CDS encoding FKBP-type peptidyl-prolyl cis-trans isomerase, with product MQITKDKVVQFHYTMKDESGETVESSTGGDPMAYLHGHNNMIVGVENALADKSAGDSFTVTVEPQDAYGERQEDAVQRIPTKHLQGAKVWKPGMVAVVHTEQGQRQVTVLKVGRFMVTCDLNPPLAGKTLTFDLEVVDVREATEEEIEHGHAHGVGGHQH from the coding sequence ATGCAAATTACCAAAGATAAAGTAGTGCAATTTCACTACACCATGAAAGACGAATCTGGCGAAACGGTAGAAAGCTCTACTGGCGGCGATCCAATGGCCTACTTACACGGCCACAATAATATGATTGTCGGTGTTGAAAACGCATTGGCCGACAAAAGTGCAGGCGATAGCTTTACAGTGACTGTTGAACCGCAAGATGCCTACGGTGAACGCCAAGAAGACGCCGTACAACGTATTCCTACCAAGCACTTGCAAGGCGCTAAAGTATGGAAGCCAGGCATGGTAGCGGTTGTTCACACTGAACAAGGGCAACGCCAAGTTACCGTATTAAAGGTTGGTCGTTTTATGGTGACATGTGATTTAAATCCACCTTTAGCCGGCAAAACGTTAACGTTCGATTTAGAAGTGGTAGACGTACGTGAAGCCACTGAAGAAGAAATTGAGCATGGCCATGCTCACGGTGTGGGCGGACATCAGCACTAA